Proteins encoded within one genomic window of Cucumis sativus cultivar 9930 chromosome 3, Cucumber_9930_V3, whole genome shotgun sequence:
- the LOC101212992 gene encoding early nodulin-like protein 3, giving the protein MAKLGFAFGAVVCVMMFLQKGEGTQFIVGGAKGWSVSMAQTYNQWAEANRFQIGDSLVFNYDGGQDSVLQVTQDDYTNCNIQSPIKQYSGGHSVFQFDKSGPYYFISGNKDNCLRNEKLVVIVLADRSNSNSNQTTTSPISAPSPSPSPSPSPPNSTEPTPSPAPANDQTGAPSPPPSGSTEINPSTPPAEEINPSPPTTGVESPSPSAGTVEINPAPPVSGPPPSVGYSIISGSFGSIGAFVAAVFLSF; this is encoded by the exons ATGGCTAAATTAGGGTTTGCATTTGGGGCTGTGGTTTGTGTGATGATGTTTTTGCAAAAAGGTGAGGGCACTCAATTCATAGTTGGAGGAGCAAAGGGATGGAGTGTTTCAATGGCACAAACTTATAATCAATGGGCAGAAGCAAACAGGTTTCAAATTGGAGACTCTTTAG TTTTCAACTATGATGGTGGCCAAGACTCAGTGCTTCAAGTAACACAAGATGACTACACTAATTGCAATATTCAATCTCCAATTAAACAATATTCTGGAGGCCATTCCGTTTTCCAATTTGACAAATCTGGGCCTTACTATTTCATCAGTGGAAACAAAGACAATTGCCTAAGAAATGAGAAGCTTGTGGTGATTGTGTTGGCTGATAGAAGCAATTCAAATTCTAATCAAACCACCACTTCTCCAATCTCtgctccatctccatctccatctccatctccatctccccCAAATTCTACTGAGCCAACACCTTCTCCTGCACCGGCAAATGATCAAACGGGTGCGCCTTCTCCCCCTCCGTCAGGGTCAACTGAAATCAACCCATCTACACCACCTGCTGAGGAAATCAATCCATCTCCTCCAACTACTGGGGTAGagtctccatctccatctgCAGGGACTGTTGAGATTAACCCAGCACCTCCTGTATCAGGGCCACCACCAAGTGTCGGATACTCGATCATCTCGGGTAGCTTTGGCTCCATTGGAGCGTTTGTTGCAGCTGTTTTCTTATCTTTCTAA